The nucleotide sequence GCGCCGCCATCCGCACCTCCAGGTTCGGTGAGCTGTACCGCCCAGGGTGCCACCGCGACGATCTCGCGGTGGTGGCGCGGGGCCTCACACTCGTCGACGACGGCGACCGCGAGGTCCGCGTACGACAGCGTCCCCGTCGACAGCACGCCCGTGCCCCCGGTGCGGTACCGCCCGGTGCGCGCGGCCTCAGCGTCCAGCAGCGTGGGCGGCGGCACCAGCAGCACCCAGTCCAGCGCCGGCCCGCCGGACCGCAGCACCTCGATCTGCGCCGCGTGCCCGAGCGAGAAGGGCCGGTACTCGGCGGGGTAGTCCGGCGCGTCGTGCACGGCCACGCCCGGCGCGGTCTCGAGCGTGCTGCCGATGCCGATCCCCACCAGGCGGGCGACGCCGGCGCGGGCCAGGCCGTCGGCGAGGGCGCGCGCCGCGGCCGGGAAGAAGTCGGCCGCCGGCACGTCCAGCCGCGCGGCCGCGTGCACCGCCGCGTCGTGTCCCGCGGCCAGGGCCGCCACGTCCTCCGCCGAGGTCACGTCGCCGGCGACCGCGTCCAGATCGGGGTACCGGCCGGGGTCGCGCACCACCGCGGTGACCTGATGTCCCCGCGCGGCCGCCTCGGCGGCGACCCGCCGCCCGGCCCGACCGCCGGCACCGAAAACGATGACCTTGCCCATGCTCGCGCTCCCTCCACGGTGACGTCGCCGCGGACGGTAGCCGGCAGGGCCTCGGTTACCGCAACGATAGTGGGCGTACGGTGGGCGGGTGAGCGAGCCACTGGACCCGGACATGTTCACCGGCTGCGACACCGCCCCGCTGATCCGGATCGGCGACAAGTGGACCGCGAAGATCATCGCCTGCCTGCGGGACGGGCCGCGCCGCTTCTCCGAGCTCCAGGTGCCGCTGCGCGGCGTCACGCCGAAGGTGCTCACCGAGTCCCTGCGCGCGATGCACCGCGACGGACTTGTCACCCGCACGGCGTACGAGGAGGTCCCGCCCCGCGTCGAGTACGCCCTGACGCAGCTCGGCCGCTCGCTGCTGGAGCCGATGGCCGCCTGCTGCGCGTGGAGCCGGCGCCACCTGCCCGCCGTGCAGGCGGCCCGCGAGGCTAGCGGGCTTTGATCAGGCCCCGCACGTAGGCGGCCTGCCCCACGTGCTGGTCGTCGTCGTTGAGCACGCTGACCAGGCGCACGCCGAGCGTGACCGGCGGGTCCCAGCCCTCGTCGACCACCCGGTCGAGGTCCTTCGCGCTCAGCCCGCGTAGAAACTCGCTGGTGCGGGCGGCCACCGCGTCGAAGTAGCCGATCAGCGTCTCGGCGCTGTCCGGCCGGATCCGGTCGACCTGGCCGGCACTGTGCCCGTACCCCGTGTCGTCGGACCCGGGCGCCAGGCCGAAGCGGGTCGCCCAGCCGTCGCGGACCCATACCTGCTCCTCGCCCATGAGGTCGGCGACGTGGTCGTCCTGGATGCGGGTGAGGTGCCAGACCAGCCAGCCCACCGAGTTGGCACCGGCCGCGGGAACCCAGTGCAGCTCCTCCGGGCTCAGGCCGTCGACGGCGGATCGGACCAGGTCGGGAAGGCGGTCGAACGCCTCTGCCAGCACCTCTCTCGCGTCCACGCCATCACCTTATCTGACCGGCCGGCAGCCACCGGCGGCGCACTGTCCACTGTGGTGATCTCGCCATGGTGGTGCCGGCTCGCTAACGTCGATACATGGACCGCGCCGGCCTTCCCCTGCACACCGGACCGGAGTCCGTCGATCTTGTCGTCGCCGACGTCGGCAGCCTCGGCCTGCGCGGCGAGCTCGGCATCGGCACGGCCATCGCCTCGGTCGCCGCGCTCGTCTGCGCGGGGCTCATCACGGCGGTGACGCTGGTGTTCGG is from Phytohabitans houttuyneae and encodes:
- a CDS encoding NAD(P)-dependent oxidoreductase — translated: MGKVIVFGAGGRAGRRVAAEAAARGHQVTAVVRDPGRYPDLDAVAGDVTSAEDVAALAAGHDAAVHAAARLDVPAADFFPAAARALADGLARAGVARLVGIGIGSTLETAPGVAVHDAPDYPAEYRPFSLGHAAQIEVLRSGGPALDWVLLVPPPTLLDAEAARTGRYRTGGTGVLSTGTLSYADLAVAVVDECEAPRHHREIVAVAPWAVQLTEPGGADGGARPT
- a CDS encoding winged helix-turn-helix transcriptional regulator, which gives rise to MSEPLDPDMFTGCDTAPLIRIGDKWTAKIIACLRDGPRRFSELQVPLRGVTPKVLTESLRAMHRDGLVTRTAYEEVPPRVEYALTQLGRSLLEPMAACCAWSRRHLPAVQAAREASGL
- a CDS encoding mycothiol transferase; this encodes MDAREVLAEAFDRLPDLVRSAVDGLSPEELHWVPAAGANSVGWLVWHLTRIQDDHVADLMGEEQVWVRDGWATRFGLAPGSDDTGYGHSAGQVDRIRPDSAETLIGYFDAVAARTSEFLRGLSAKDLDRVVDEGWDPPVTLGVRLVSVLNDDDQHVGQAAYVRGLIKAR